One genomic window of Mercenaria mercenaria strain notata chromosome 2, MADL_Memer_1, whole genome shotgun sequence includes the following:
- the LOC123562617 gene encoding cholecystokinin receptor-like has protein sequence METNMANTVDGTSNFSLFLTNVTCLPFLTWNNSQLNNSSPAQCGLNNTQNFTNLDPAFLSFLHELLQPSNLLPEPLPNDVIITFIVLYSFIIILAVVGNTIVVIVIGRHRLRRSVTDMYIFSLAISDILIATLNMPFQLSFVIANEWLAEGTAGEFLCKFTNYVQGVTIVACVLTLTAIAIDRYIVICQPKLSRKIHSKKSAIIGIVVVWLIALCALSPHLVFQKLDQRLKVTENAIGVGWVCAEFYPRGKADGKLYSVFVYIFLYVIPVLIMIFTYGAITHRLWLKRSVFPVSQNSSQFARGVAHKKKITKLLIVLVLAFTVLWLPFFSFSMFTKFADADVHAFRIKMAVLQLVGYSNCCVNPIMYTFLNNSFQKEFIRMCRCIPCFTRDAVSSSVKTDTESKI, from the exons ATGGAAACGAATATGGCAAACACAGTTGACGGAACTAGcaatttttcgttgtttttaacaAATGTGACTTGTTTGCCATTTCTTACTTGGAATAATTCTCAACTGAACAACTCTTCGCCCGCACAGTGTGGACTAAACAACAcccaaaatttcacaaatttggACCCGGCGTTTCTGAGTTTTCTACATGAACTTCTACAGCCTTCAAACCTACTCCCAGAACCTTTGCCAAACGATGTTATTATCACATTCATTGTGTTATACAGTTTTATAATAATTCTCGCCGTCGTCGGAAATACAATCGTCGTCATTGTAATTGGTCGGCACCGACTGCGCCGTTCAGTTACTGACATGTATATATTCTCTCTAGCGATCAGTGATATTTTGATAGCAACATTAAACATGCCGTTTCAACTGAGTTTTGTAATTGCAAACGAGTGGCTAGCAGAGGGAACCGCTGGAGAGTTCTTGTGCAAGTTTACAAACTATGTCCAGGGTGTGACCATTGTTGCTTGTGTTCTGACATTAACCGCTATAGCTATAGACAG gTATATTGTAATATGCCAACCGAAATTGTCCCGAAAGATCCATTCCAAAAAATCCGCAATCATTGGGATCGTCGTAGTTTGGCTCATCGCCCTCTGTGCTCTCTCTCCACACTTGGTCTTCCAAAAGCTTGATCAGCGCCTGAAAGTCACGGAGAACGCAATCGGTGTCGGCTGGGTGTGTGCTGAATTTTATCCAAGAGGAAAAGCCGACGGAAAGCTTTactctgtatttgtttatatttttctttacgtCATACCAGTTTTGATCATGATTTTTACATATGGAGCTATTACACATCGCCTCTGGTTAAAGAGGTCAGTGTTTCCCGTGTCACAGAATTCGAGCCAGTTTGCTAGAGGTGTtgcacataaaaagaaaatcacGAAGTTACTTATTGTTCTCGTGCTGGCATTCACAGTTCTATGGTTACCGTTCTTTTCCTTCTCAATGTTCACCAAGTTTGCGGACGCCGATGTGCACGCTTTCCGAATCAAGATGGCGGTGTTGCAACTTGTTGGATACAGCAACTGTTGTGTTAATCCAATCATGTATACATTTCTAAATAATAGTTTTCAGAAAGAATTTATTCGCATGTGTAGATGTATTCCATGTTTTACACGGGACGCAGTCAGTTCTTCTGTAAAAACAGACAcagaaagtaaaatttga